In Methylomonas sp. ZR1, one DNA window encodes the following:
- a CDS encoding YezD family protein: protein MAIELNGHALKQGDNKEIALQIATIVQDIRFGSVEVVIHDGRIVQIDKRERFRLGQQKDSALAGSN, encoded by the coding sequence ATGGCGATTGAACTTAACGGCCATGCATTGAAGCAAGGCGATAACAAGGAGATTGCATTGCAAATCGCGACGATTGTGCAGGATATTCGGTTTGGCTCGGTTGAAGTCGTGATTCACGACGGCCGCATCGTCCAGATCGACAAGCGCGAACGTTTTCGGCTGGGCCAGCAAAAAGATTCTGCATTAGCGGGTTCCAACTAG
- the cysT gene encoding sulfate ABC transporter permease subunit CysT — MTQSNIMPGFRPALAYTLFYLGLVVLIPLSTLVFKSLQLGWGEYVDIISNNRVVSSFRVSFGTSLIAALVAGLFGFVIAWVLVRYPFPGKRFLDALIDLPFALPTAVAGVILATIFQPSGLLGKWLMSSLGVQVAYKPLGIVVALIFIGIPFVVRTIEPVLQEFDTTMEEAASSLGATRLQVFAQVIFPNIFPALLTGVSLAFARGVGEYGSVIFIAGNLPYISEIVPLLIITKLEQYQYAGATAIALTMLLVSFLLLLIVNLLQLWARRRSGQI; from the coding sequence ATGACTCAAAGCAACATCATGCCGGGCTTTCGACCGGCACTGGCCTACACCTTGTTCTACCTTGGACTGGTGGTACTGATCCCCTTGAGCACCCTGGTATTTAAGAGCTTGCAACTGGGTTGGGGCGAGTATGTGGACATCATTAGCAATAATCGAGTGGTATCGTCGTTCCGGGTCAGTTTCGGTACCTCTCTGATAGCCGCCTTGGTGGCCGGCCTGTTTGGTTTTGTGATTGCCTGGGTGTTGGTGCGTTATCCCTTTCCCGGCAAACGCTTCTTGGACGCTTTAATCGATCTACCCTTTGCCTTACCGACGGCGGTGGCCGGCGTCATATTAGCGACCATTTTTCAGCCCAGCGGCCTGCTGGGTAAATGGTTGATGAGCTCATTGGGCGTGCAAGTAGCTTATAAGCCGCTGGGCATAGTGGTGGCATTGATTTTTATCGGCATTCCTTTTGTGGTGCGGACCATCGAGCCGGTATTGCAGGAATTTGATACCACGATGGAAGAAGCGGCCTCCAGTCTGGGCGCTACTCGCTTACAAGTGTTTGCCCAGGTGATCTTTCCCAACATTTTTCCGGCACTGTTAACCGGCGTATCGCTGGCGTTTGCCCGCGGGGTGGGAGAGTACGGTTCGGTGATTTTTATCGCCGGCAATCTGCCTTATATCTCGGAAATCGTCCCGTTATTGATCATCACCAAACTGGAGCAGTACCAATATGCCGGGGCGACGGCGATTGCACTGACGATGCTGCTAGTGTCGTTTTTGTTGCTACTGATCGTTAATTTATTGCAGCTCTGGGCGCGCCGCCGCTCCGGGCAAATTTAG
- the cysW gene encoding sulfate ABC transporter permease subunit CysW — MHANVHVISDATGQAHFKALHDPFWVRWGLVGIAVGFIVLFLCVPLGLVLYQAFSKGWQAYWTALAQPDAIAAMQLTLLVALITVPLNTVFGVAAAWAITRFEFWGKSLLTTLIDLPFSVSPVISGLIFVLMFGAQGWFGHWFSEHDIKVIFAVPGIVLATIFITFPFVARELIPLMQEMGNEEEEAALSLGASGWQTFFKVTLPNIKWALLYGVLLCNARAMGEFGAVSVVSGHIRGVTNTLPLHVEVSYNDYDVIGAFSSASILACLAIVTLVLKSVLEWKQARA, encoded by the coding sequence ATGCACGCCAATGTTCATGTGATTAGCGACGCCACCGGCCAAGCACACTTCAAAGCGCTACACGACCCGTTTTGGGTGCGCTGGGGCCTGGTCGGCATCGCGGTAGGTTTTATTGTGTTGTTTCTCTGCGTCCCGCTGGGTTTGGTGTTGTATCAGGCCTTCTCCAAAGGTTGGCAAGCCTATTGGACAGCGCTGGCGCAACCGGATGCCATCGCCGCGATGCAACTGACCTTGCTGGTGGCATTGATAACGGTTCCGCTGAATACCGTATTCGGCGTCGCCGCCGCCTGGGCCATCACCCGTTTTGAGTTTTGGGGCAAAAGCTTATTGACCACCTTGATCGATTTGCCATTCTCGGTATCGCCGGTTATTTCGGGCCTGATTTTTGTTCTGATGTTCGGCGCTCAAGGCTGGTTCGGACATTGGTTTTCCGAGCATGACATTAAAGTGATATTCGCGGTACCCGGCATCGTGCTCGCAACCATCTTTATCACCTTTCCTTTTGTGGCGCGCGAACTGATTCCGCTGATGCAGGAAATGGGCAACGAGGAGGAAGAAGCGGCGCTATCGCTAGGTGCCAGCGGCTGGCAGACATTTTTTAAAGTGACTTTACCCAATATCAAATGGGCTTTGCTGTACGGCGTGTTGCTGTGCAACGCCCGGGCGATGGGCGAATTCGGCGCGGTGTCCGTGGTATCCGGACATATTCGCGGCGTGACCAATACCCTGCCCTTGCATGTGGAAGTCAGTTACAACGATTACGACGTGATCGGCGCTTTTTCCAGCGCCTCGATATTAGCCTGTCTGGCCATCGTTACGCTGGTTTTGAAAAGCGTTTTGGAATGGAAGCAGGCCAGAGCCTAA
- a CDS encoding sulfate/molybdate ABC transporter ATP-binding protein: protein MSILLNNISKNFGKFAALYDVNLEIPEGELVALLGPSGCGKTTLLRIIAGLETPDFGRVLLSGEDKTEQHVSRRGIGFVFQHYALFRHMTVFDNIAFGLRVKPRKERPTEAFISKKVHSLLELVQLDWLADRFPDQLSGGQRQRIALARALAVEPSVLLLDEPFGALDASVRKDLRQWLRNLHQELHVTSIFVTHDQEEAMEVASQVVVLNQGRIEQQGAPADIYDHPANAFVSKFIGQTNVFDLSETESNWLQRAGILAEKPQGIFAHVRPHHIDIVKAEEASGSPVTLKDWQHLGATIRIELFNPQHNGSGATLFAEMPNERFKQLNLNKGDRVAVHIKQAHWFN, encoded by the coding sequence ATGAGTATTCTGCTAAACAACATCAGCAAAAACTTCGGCAAATTTGCCGCCTTGTACGACGTCAACCTGGAAATTCCGGAAGGCGAGCTGGTAGCTCTGCTGGGCCCCTCCGGTTGCGGCAAGACCACCCTGCTCAGAATCATCGCCGGCCTGGAAACCCCGGATTTCGGCCGGGTACTGCTCAGCGGCGAAGACAAGACCGAGCAACATGTCAGCCGGCGCGGGATTGGTTTTGTGTTTCAACATTACGCCTTGTTCCGGCATATGACGGTGTTCGACAACATCGCCTTCGGTTTGCGGGTCAAGCCGCGCAAGGAACGGCCTACCGAAGCCTTTATCAGCAAAAAAGTGCACTCTTTGTTGGAGTTGGTACAACTGGATTGGCTGGCCGACCGCTTCCCGGATCAATTATCAGGCGGCCAAAGGCAGCGGATAGCTTTAGCTAGAGCCCTGGCCGTAGAACCCAGCGTATTGTTGCTGGACGAACCGTTCGGCGCGTTGGACGCCAGCGTGCGCAAAGATCTGCGGCAATGGCTGCGCAATCTGCATCAGGAATTGCATGTCACCAGTATTTTTGTGACCCACGATCAGGAAGAAGCCATGGAAGTCGCCAGCCAAGTCGTCGTATTGAATCAAGGCCGCATCGAGCAACAAGGCGCCCCGGCCGATATTTACGATCATCCGGCCAATGCCTTTGTTTCCAAATTCATCGGGCAAACCAACGTCTTCGATCTATCGGAAACCGAAAGCAACTGGCTGCAACGCGCAGGGATTCTGGCGGAAAAACCGCAAGGCATCTTCGCACACGTCCGCCCGCATCATATCGACATCGTCAAAGCCGAAGAAGCCTCCGGTTCGCCGGTAACTTTGAAAGACTGGCAACATCTGGGCGCGACGATACGCATCGAACTGTTCAATCCGCAACATAACGGTTCCGGTGCGACGCTGTTTGCGGAGATGCCCAACGAACGCTTCAAACAACTGAATTTAAACAAGGGCGACCGCGTGGCGGTGCATATCAAACAAGCGCATTGGTTTAATTGA
- a CDS encoding LysR substrate-binding domain-containing protein, with translation MNLNQLELLRVLKDTQFNQSKAAEIMHVVQSAASRQLQLLEEELGSPLYERHGKKLLGLTPLGEQVMEQVDRINQAKKNILSIADDFRENRNGALHIATTHTQAKYLLPEPVQKFREKYPGITIYMVQSSPQELIEQLHQHRADIAICTEKLDEDEKLVVKSCYEWQHIAVVPRHHPLAQGDVTLGRLAAFPILTYSQGYTGRSTIEKAFKNAGKELDITLSAADSDIIKTYVRLGLGVGIIAGTSYEARNDNDLVARDLSHLIPRSMTKIAYLKQLYLPTYLQYFINELLAKAAKEHEY, from the coding sequence ATGAATCTAAATCAGCTTGAATTATTGCGCGTCCTGAAGGACACCCAGTTCAACCAATCCAAAGCCGCGGAAATCATGCATGTCGTGCAGTCGGCCGCCAGCCGACAGTTACAATTATTGGAGGAGGAATTGGGCTCGCCGCTCTACGAACGCCACGGCAAAAAACTGCTGGGCCTGACACCGCTGGGCGAGCAGGTGATGGAACAGGTAGACAGGATCAATCAAGCCAAAAAGAACATCCTGTCGATAGCCGACGACTTTCGCGAAAATCGCAACGGCGCCTTGCATATCGCCACCACCCATACTCAAGCCAAGTACTTGCTACCGGAACCGGTGCAAAAATTCCGGGAGAAATATCCGGGCATCACCATTTACATGGTGCAATCGTCACCACAAGAATTAATAGAGCAGCTCCATCAGCATCGGGCCGATATTGCCATCTGCACCGAAAAGCTGGACGAGGACGAGAAGCTGGTCGTCAAATCCTGCTATGAATGGCAACACATCGCCGTGGTGCCGCGCCATCACCCCTTGGCGCAAGGCGATGTGACGCTGGGCCGGCTGGCCGCATTTCCGATTTTGACTTACTCGCAAGGCTATACCGGCCGTTCGACCATCGAAAAAGCCTTTAAGAACGCGGGTAAGGAACTGGACATCACCCTGTCCGCCGCCGATTCCGACATCATCAAAACCTATGTCAGATTGGGTTTGGGCGTGGGGATTATCGCCGGTACGTCTTACGAAGCGCGCAACGACAATGATTTGGTCGCCAGGGATTTATCGCACCTGATCCCACGCTCGATGACGAAAATCGCCTATTTGAAGCAATTATATCTACCCACTTATTTGCAATATTTCATTAACGAGCTGCTTGCCAAAGCCGCCAAGGAGCATGAATATTAA
- the cysK gene encoding cysteine synthase A, producing the protein MTHWYPDNSQSIGKTPLVRLNRITDGAPVTLLAKIEGRNPAYSVKCRIGAAMINDAQQRGLLTAGKELIEPTSGNTGIALAFVAAARGIPLTLTMPETMSLERRKLLVAYGAKLVLTEGAKGMKGAIAKAEEIAASDPDRYVLLQQFKNPANPSIHELTTGPEIWTDSDGAIDILVSGVGTGGTITGVSRYIKFKQRKPIISIAVEPETSPVLTQFRAGEPLQPAPHKIQGIGAGFVPDVLDLSLVDEIALVSNDDAIAYARRLAREEGILAGISCGAAVAAAVRVAKRPEHEGKTIVVILPDSGERYLSSALFEGLFDPQGVAL; encoded by the coding sequence ATGACGCATTGGTATCCAGATAACTCGCAATCAATAGGCAAAACCCCATTAGTCCGGCTAAACCGCATTACCGACGGCGCGCCGGTGACTTTGCTGGCTAAAATCGAAGGCCGCAATCCGGCTTATTCCGTGAAATGCCGCATCGGCGCGGCGATGATTAACGACGCCCAGCAACGCGGCTTGCTGACCGCCGGCAAAGAACTGATAGAACCCACCAGCGGCAATACCGGCATCGCCCTAGCCTTCGTAGCCGCCGCGCGCGGCATTCCACTGACCCTGACCATGCCGGAAACCATGAGTCTGGAACGGCGCAAATTATTGGTGGCTTATGGCGCCAAACTGGTCCTCACCGAAGGCGCCAAGGGCATGAAAGGCGCGATAGCCAAAGCCGAAGAAATTGCGGCCTCCGATCCGGACCGCTATGTACTGCTGCAACAGTTTAAAAACCCCGCCAACCCCAGCATCCACGAACTAACGACTGGCCCGGAAATCTGGACCGACAGCGACGGTGCCATCGACATTTTAGTCTCCGGCGTCGGTACCGGCGGCACGATTACCGGGGTTTCGCGCTATATCAAATTCAAACAACGCAAACCTATCATTTCTATTGCGGTAGAACCGGAAACTAGCCCAGTGTTAACACAGTTCCGGGCTGGCGAACCGCTACAGCCGGCGCCCCATAAGATCCAGGGCATCGGTGCCGGTTTCGTGCCGGATGTACTGGATTTATCCTTGGTTGACGAAATTGCCTTGGTCAGTAACGACGATGCCATAGCCTATGCCCGCCGCCTGGCGCGCGAGGAAGGCATCTTGGCCGGCATTTCCTGCGGTGCGGCAGTGGCCGCCGCGGTGCGGGTGGCCAAGCGTCCGGAACACGAAGGCAAAACCATTGTGGTCATCTTGCCGGATTCCGGCGAGCGCTACTTGAGCTCGGCCTTGTTCGAAGGCCTGTTCGATCCGCAAGGTGTAGCGCTATGA
- the epsC gene encoding serine O-acetyltransferase EpsC, with product MTLSEHGQRWEIDALVAELRELRLQSLENRHRREHPPKLPSRKILSQIVDNLGAALFPNRLGMPDLTDEGIDYFVGHTLDSLLRQLQRQIGLELQFVAEQQGLSVDTRSQATDITRQFAAQLPAVRQLIDTDIQAAYEGDPAARCADEVLVCYPGITAVIHHRLAHVLYQLGLPLVARVISEVAHSATGIDIHPGAQIGESFFIDHGTGVVIGETAVIGRRVRLYQAVTLGAKRFDKDDNGILVKGNARHPIVEDDVVIYAGATILGRITIGRGSTIGGNVWLTHSVPPDSLVSQGQNRTEVFAGGGGI from the coding sequence ATGACCTTAAGCGAACACGGCCAACGCTGGGAAATCGATGCTCTGGTTGCAGAACTGCGCGAACTGCGCCTGCAATCTCTGGAAAACCGGCATCGCCGTGAACATCCGCCCAAATTGCCTTCCCGTAAGATTTTGAGCCAAATCGTCGACAACTTGGGCGCGGCGCTGTTCCCAAACCGGCTGGGAATGCCCGACCTGACTGACGAAGGCATCGATTATTTCGTCGGCCACACGCTGGATAGTCTGCTACGGCAATTGCAACGGCAAATCGGCCTGGAATTGCAATTTGTCGCCGAACAGCAAGGCCTATCCGTGGATACTCGCAGCCAAGCGACAGACATCACCCGGCAGTTTGCGGCCCAGTTGCCTGCTGTGCGGCAATTGATCGACACAGATATTCAAGCTGCCTACGAGGGCGACCCCGCCGCGCGTTGCGCCGATGAAGTGTTGGTTTGCTATCCAGGCATCACCGCGGTGATTCATCACCGACTAGCGCATGTGCTGTACCAATTGGGTCTGCCGTTGGTGGCGCGCGTGATCAGCGAAGTTGCGCATTCCGCCACTGGGATCGACATCCATCCGGGCGCGCAAATCGGCGAAAGCTTTTTTATCGATCACGGCACCGGTGTGGTAATCGGCGAAACGGCAGTCATCGGCCGCCGAGTGCGCTTATATCAAGCGGTGACGCTGGGCGCCAAACGCTTTGACAAGGACGACAACGGCATTCTGGTCAAGGGTAACGCCCGCCACCCCATCGTTGAAGACGATGTGGTGATTTATGCCGGTGCCACGATCCTGGGACGTATCACCATTGGCCGCGGCTCGACGATAGGCGGCAACGTCTGGCTCACCCACAGCGTGCCGCCGGACAGCCTGGTCAGCCAGGGCCAGAATCGCACGGAAGTATTTGCCGGCGGCGGCGGGATTTAA
- a CDS encoding family 2A encapsulin nanocompartment shell protein: MSDIHQAHTALGDVAARTLSNATKTVPMMGTITPRWLVHLMHWVPVEAGIYRVNKVKSETSIAVDCSSLDEKVLPQTYVDYEEWGREYRLNAVNTVLDVHTRVADLYSSPYNQIHEQLRLTIETVKERQESELINNAEYGLLNNVAPAQKVQTRKGSPTPDDLDELIARVWKEPAFFLAHPRAIAAFGREATRRGTPPPTISMFGSQFLTWRGLPLIPTDKLKITNGKTNILLLRTGESRQGVVGLYQPNLTDELSMGLSVRFMGINHKAIASYLVSLYCSLAVLTEDAIGVLENVEIGNYYDYQ, encoded by the coding sequence ATGTCAGACATTCATCAAGCCCATACCGCGTTAGGCGACGTCGCTGCGCGCACCTTATCCAACGCCACCAAAACCGTGCCCATGATGGGTACGATCACGCCTCGCTGGCTGGTGCATTTAATGCACTGGGTACCAGTCGAAGCGGGTATTTACCGGGTCAACAAAGTGAAAAGCGAAACCAGCATCGCCGTCGACTGCTCCAGCCTGGACGAAAAAGTGTTGCCGCAAACCTATGTGGATTACGAAGAATGGGGTCGCGAATATCGCTTGAACGCCGTCAACACCGTGCTAGACGTTCACACCCGCGTGGCCGATTTGTACAGCAGCCCTTACAACCAAATCCACGAACAGCTGCGCTTGACCATCGAAACCGTCAAAGAGCGTCAAGAAAGCGAGCTGATCAACAATGCCGAATACGGCTTGTTGAACAACGTCGCGCCCGCGCAAAAAGTGCAAACCCGCAAAGGCTCGCCAACTCCTGACGACCTGGACGAATTGATTGCCCGAGTCTGGAAAGAACCCGCCTTCTTCCTGGCCCACCCACGCGCCATCGCCGCCTTCGGCCGCGAAGCGACTCGCCGCGGCACACCGCCACCAACCATTTCCATGTTCGGTTCGCAATTTTTAACTTGGCGCGGCCTGCCTTTGATTCCGACCGACAAGCTAAAAATCACCAACGGCAAAACCAATATCCTGCTGTTGCGCACCGGCGAAAGCCGTCAAGGCGTAGTCGGTTTGTATCAACCCAATCTGACCGACGAACTGAGCATGGGCCTGTCCGTGCGTTTCATGGGCATCAACCACAAAGCTATCGCCTCCTATCTGGTCTCCCTGTATTGCTCGCTGGCGGTGTTGACCGAGGACGCCATCGGCGTATTGGAGAATGTCGAAATAGGCAACTACTATGACTACCAATAA
- a CDS encoding family 2A encapsulin nanocompartment cargo protein cysteine desulfurase, translating into MTTNNVDLAGLAQQALSGGTVPAGLPDAAELTRLANQIFLEVPNAGEAIDTVPVSAATAVPFNNVSSGFDSRPGIDDTAISALVQRSFALPGTADLQTALATPFGKTQPTTPSTSSFYFITEVSALARAAQVPGLGSAHPPFDVHAVRRDFPILQERVNGYPLAWLDNAATTQKPQVVIDRISEFYQHENSNIHRAAHELAARATDAYEGARQIVARFINASSADEVVFVRGATEAINLVAKSWGKQNIGAGDEIVISWLEHHANIVPWQQLCAETGAVLRVIPVDDNGQVILAEYQKLLNAKTKLVSFTQVSNALGTVTPAQEMIELAHRAGAKVLLDGAQSVSHLKVDVQALDCDWLAFSGHKIFGPTGIGVLYGKAEVLEATQPWQGGGNMIEDVTFEKTVYQPAPAKFEAGTGNIADAVGLGAALEYLNKIGIENVARYEHELLVYAMHALQAIPGLRLIGTAPEKTSVASFVIDGHSTQDIGKALNEAGIAVRSGHHCAQPILRRFGLESTVRPSLAFYNTYEEIDRLTATLKRLQCTSRRF; encoded by the coding sequence ATGACTACCAATAACGTTGACCTGGCTGGCCTGGCGCAACAAGCGCTGAGCGGCGGCACCGTGCCCGCGGGCTTGCCGGATGCCGCCGAATTGACGCGCTTGGCCAATCAGATTTTCCTGGAAGTGCCTAATGCTGGCGAAGCCATCGATACCGTACCGGTCTCGGCGGCAACTGCCGTACCGTTTAATAACGTCAGTTCCGGTTTCGACTCCCGGCCTGGCATCGACGACACGGCTATCTCAGCCTTGGTGCAACGCAGTTTTGCTTTGCCCGGCACAGCGGATTTGCAAACCGCCCTTGCCACACCGTTTGGTAAAACTCAGCCCACCACGCCTAGTACGTCATCGTTTTATTTTATAACCGAGGTATCCGCGTTGGCACGTGCGGCGCAAGTACCGGGTTTGGGTTCCGCGCATCCGCCGTTTGATGTCCATGCGGTGCGGCGAGACTTTCCAATTTTGCAAGAGCGTGTAAACGGTTATCCACTAGCTTGGCTGGATAACGCCGCTACCACGCAAAAGCCGCAGGTGGTGATTGATCGGATTTCCGAGTTTTATCAGCACGAAAACTCCAACATCCACCGGGCCGCGCATGAATTGGCTGCACGTGCTACCGATGCCTATGAAGGCGCACGACAAATCGTCGCGCGTTTTATCAATGCCTCGTCCGCCGATGAAGTAGTGTTCGTGCGTGGTGCTACCGAAGCCATCAATCTTGTAGCCAAAAGTTGGGGTAAGCAAAACATTGGCGCGGGCGACGAAATCGTCATCAGCTGGCTGGAACACCACGCCAACATCGTGCCCTGGCAGCAACTGTGCGCGGAAACCGGTGCGGTACTTAGAGTGATCCCGGTCGATGATAACGGCCAAGTGATTTTGGCCGAGTATCAAAAACTGCTGAATGCCAAAACCAAGCTAGTGTCGTTTACGCAGGTCTCGAATGCTTTAGGCACCGTCACGCCGGCGCAGGAAATGATCGAACTAGCCCACCGGGCCGGCGCTAAAGTGTTGCTGGACGGCGCGCAATCGGTGTCGCATTTAAAGGTTGATGTACAGGCTTTGGATTGCGATTGGTTGGCGTTTTCCGGCCACAAAATCTTCGGTCCGACTGGTATCGGCGTGCTGTACGGCAAAGCGGAAGTTCTGGAGGCTACCCAGCCTTGGCAAGGCGGCGGGAATATGATCGAAGACGTCACCTTCGAGAAAACCGTCTACCAACCCGCACCCGCCAAATTCGAAGCCGGCACCGGCAATATTGCCGACGCGGTGGGTTTGGGTGCGGCGCTGGAATATCTGAACAAAATCGGTATCGAAAATGTAGCCCGTTACGAGCATGAATTGCTGGTTTATGCGATGCATGCCTTGCAAGCCATACCGGGTCTGCGTTTGATCGGCACCGCGCCGGAAAAAACCAGCGTGGCGTCGTTCGTGATAGACGGTCATAGCACTCAAGATATTGGTAAAGCCTTGAATGAGGCCGGCATCGCCGTGCGCTCCGGCCATCATTGCGCACAGCCCATTTTGCGACGCTTTGGTTTGGAAAGTACCGTAAGACCCTCGTTGGCGTTTTATAACACTTACGAGGAAATCGATAGGTTAACGGCAACCCTAAAACGGTTGCAGTGCACTTCTCGGCGGTTTTAG
- a CDS encoding PepSY domain-containing protein — MKKSLNWLLYETHRWLGVVLALFMFFWFFTGIAIIYSTPTTQSRSQQLAHAESLAPEVGWLSLGEAWDRSAEQRKLFAAQHQSKPANMGEHGAQAKTESGNWAEASVGIADARLVRRNDEPFWLVEDTKGARFALSALDGSLRETSVEQALRIADDWFKREGINHNLQVVETVEAPIILRNQEALRPFHRVASDDGDELLISARTGEVLHASTRVDRAFYYAGNWLHLFKPLEAIGLGQYRHDVQLWSGLGATIACITGLIIGWLRWRPGFNGKPTYSQGRTQPYREFWFKWHFWSGLIGGTVALSWALSGFIDTNPGKLFSEANLTRQELNRYLGKVLPDAMRNWQPGPLSNADGKDVVELSWRRLGGEAVLLAYGRDGQRLPQAVDGAVQQFNKISVTDAILRVSQDTPIASQELLEDYDSYYYPRHHQSLVEKPLPVVVVELADAAGTRFYLDPQDGSLLAKLDRSRRVFRWLYSGLHHWDFGWLYHRPIWDAWMLTWVGFGLVLGASSLVVGWKRLVKTFKPKKRKAAVPQSALELATETRS; from the coding sequence ATGAAAAAGTCTTTGAATTGGTTGTTATATGAAACCCACCGCTGGCTGGGGGTGGTGTTGGCTTTGTTCATGTTTTTCTGGTTTTTTACCGGCATTGCGATTATCTATTCGACGCCGACCACGCAAAGCCGCAGCCAGCAATTGGCGCACGCGGAAAGCCTGGCGCCCGAAGTAGGCTGGTTGAGCTTGGGCGAAGCCTGGGACCGCAGTGCCGAGCAACGTAAGCTTTTTGCCGCGCAACATCAATCCAAGCCGGCAAACATGGGTGAACATGGCGCGCAAGCTAAAACCGAATCGGGCAATTGGGCCGAAGCGTCTGTCGGTATAGCCGATGCCCGCTTGGTAAGACGTAACGACGAGCCGTTTTGGCTGGTGGAAGATACCAAAGGCGCGCGCTTTGCGCTGTCCGCACTGGACGGCAGCTTGCGCGAAACTTCGGTGGAGCAGGCGCTACGCATCGCTGACGACTGGTTCAAACGCGAGGGTATTAACCATAATTTGCAAGTAGTGGAAACGGTGGAAGCCCCGATTATTCTGCGTAATCAGGAGGCTTTGCGGCCGTTTCATCGGGTAGCTAGCGACGACGGTGACGAGTTGTTGATTTCGGCGCGTACCGGCGAAGTCCTGCATGCCTCGACCCGCGTCGATAGGGCGTTTTACTATGCCGGCAATTGGCTGCATTTATTCAAACCTCTGGAGGCCATTGGTTTGGGGCAATATCGCCACGACGTGCAATTGTGGTCCGGCTTGGGCGCGACTATCGCGTGCATCACCGGTTTGATTATCGGCTGGTTGCGCTGGCGGCCGGGATTTAACGGCAAGCCCACCTATTCGCAAGGCCGTACGCAACCGTACCGGGAGTTTTGGTTTAAATGGCATTTCTGGAGCGGTTTGATCGGCGGGACCGTGGCGCTGTCTTGGGCGCTGAGCGGATTTATCGACACCAATCCCGGCAAATTATTTTCCGAAGCCAATCTCACACGGCAAGAACTGAACAGATATTTGGGCAAGGTGTTACCCGATGCAATGCGCAATTGGCAACCCGGCCCGCTTAGCAACGCGGATGGCAAGGATGTTGTCGAGTTGAGTTGGCGGCGTTTGGGTGGCGAAGCAGTGTTATTGGCTTATGGCCGCGATGGTCAGCGATTACCGCAAGCGGTGGATGGGGCGGTTCAGCAATTCAATAAAATCTCGGTAACCGACGCGATCTTGCGTGTGTCGCAAGATACGCCCATCGCCAGCCAGGAACTCTTGGAAGACTACGACAGCTATTATTACCCGCGGCATCATCAAAGCTTGGTGGAAAAACCGTTGCCGGTGGTCGTGGTAGAGCTGGCAGACGCAGCCGGCACCCGGTTTTATCTGGACCCGCAAGACGGTAGCTTGCTAGCCAAGCTGGATCGCAGTCGCCGGGTGTTTCGCTGGTTATATTCGGGTTTGCATCATTGGGATTTCGGTTGGCTGTATCACCGGCCGATCTGGGATGCCTGGATGTTGACCTGGGTGGGTTTCGGTTTGGTACTGGGCGCCAGTTCGCTGGTGGTGGGATGGAAAAGGCTGGTCAAAACCTTTAAGCCGAAAAAACGCAAGGCAGCCGTACCACAGTCGGCGCTGGAGCTGGCTACGGAAACCCGTAGTTAA
- a CDS encoding peroxiredoxin, producing MKRFFLGSALSLLVAFSVLAGLQEGDVAPDFETQASFAGKPFAYSLKEARGKGPVVVYFYPTAYGRGCNIQARTFAINHDKFAAAGATIVGVSLDSIERLNEFSADPDYCASKFPVASDTDGKIANAYGLSVDESKTGRLDSRGVQVNHGAIARTTFVVAADGKIVASVGDLQPAENVEKALEIVQGLGKSAQAGQ from the coding sequence ATGAAACGATTTTTTCTGGGAAGCGCATTATCGCTGTTAGTGGCATTTTCGGTGCTGGCCGGCTTGCAAGAAGGCGATGTCGCGCCGGATTTCGAGACCCAAGCCTCGTTTGCCGGCAAACCGTTTGCCTATTCCTTGAAGGAAGCGCGCGGCAAAGGTCCGGTGGTGGTGTATTTCTATCCGACCGCTTATGGGCGCGGCTGCAATATTCAAGCGAGAACCTTTGCGATCAATCACGACAAATTCGCCGCCGCCGGTGCGACGATCGTGGGCGTGTCCTTGGATAGTATCGAGCGGTTGAACGAGTTCTCGGCCGATCCTGATTATTGCGCCAGCAAATTTCCGGTGGCCTCGGATACGGACGGCAAGATTGCCAATGCTTATGGCTTGAGCGTGGACGAATCAAAAACCGGGCGCTTGGATAGTCGCGGTGTACAGGTCAATCACGGTGCCATAGCCCGGACCACGTTTGTGGTAGCGGCGGACGGCAAAATCGTCGCTAGCGTCGGCGACTTGCAACCCGCCGAAAATGTCGAAAAGGCCCTGGAGATTGTGCAAGGTTTAGGCAAGTCCGCGCAGGCTGGTCAATAA